The segment AATCCCGGCACCGCCCTGAACAATCCTCACCTGGACAAGGTAATTCCCGAGGCGGACAAGGAAAAATTCCGCAGCTTATCAGGCGACTCCCTCTGGGAGCTGGAGCATAAATATGATGTCTTCCTGGACCAATGTTTCGGGCCGGACAGATTTAAACTCTGCGGGCCGATGGACGCCCTCTTCATCCTCAACTGGCAGCGGCAGGACCTGCCGGTACGGATCAATCAGGTGGACCTGGCCCGGCGCCGTGATCTGGTCCCTGCTTTCATGAAAGCGACCGGACTCTTTTTCATCCATGATGCATCGAGATCACCCGAAGATCCCGGCATCGATGAGTACATTGAACTGCTTGGCCACTGCCCGGTTTTCGAGATCAGCGGCGGCATTGACTTCAACACGGCGGCAGATGCAGGTCTGCGATATATGAAATGCGGAACCATATAAAAGACCAGCTTGTTCGGCTATCTCCAGACGAGGTCTTTCCATGCGTGTAAGAATATCAAGAAATGTATTAATTCCGAACGCCATCAAACTGGAACGCTTCAGGAAGAGCCCCGAACTCGGCCCAAAAATTCTTTTTTTCAGCGGGGGGACCGCCCTCAGGGGATTAAGCCGAAAACTCATTCTCTACACCGGTAATTCCATCCACATTATTACCGCATTCGATTCCGGCGGCAGTTCCGCAAAACTCCGCGAGGCCTTTCATATGCCCGCGGTTGGTGACGTCCGGGCAAGGCTTATGGATCTTGCCGACCAGAGTCATCAGGGCAACCCGGAAGTGTACGAGCTTTTCAACTACCGACTCCCGAAGAACATTGATCAGCGGGAACTGGCAAACGAACTTGATTATATCGTCAAGGGCAGACACCGCCTGATCCGGGTAATCCCTGATCCGATGCGCAAGATAATCCGCAACCATCTCTTTCGGTTCCAGCAGGCAATGCCTGAGGAATTCGATCTGGCCGGCGCCAGTATCGGCAACCTCATCCTGACCGCGGGATACCTGGAAAATCGCCGGCATCTCGATCCGGTTATTTATATCTTCTCGCAACTGGTCTGGGTCCGCGGCACCGTACGCCCCATCGCCAACAAGTATCTACACCTCGCCGCCGAACTCGAAGACGGCTCGCTGATCGTAGGCCAGCATCTGATGACCGGCAAGGAAACCGCGCCCCTGACCACCAGGATCAAACGGATATTCCTCACCAATAATCATGAGAATCCGGCGCCGTATCTTCTGAAACTGCGGAAAAAGGTAAAAAAACTCATCAGCGAAGCGGAGTTGATCTGCTACCCGATGGGAAGTTTTTTCTCCAGCATCCTGGTAAACCTTGAAGTCAACGGAGTTTGCACCGCAATTGCAACCACGGATGCGCCAAAAATATATGTCCCGAATACCGACGCCGACCCTGAATGTATCGGGTATACCCTGATGGACCAGGTCGAGGCAATTATGGAGTGCGGTCGAAGGGAAAACATGGAGATAACGCCCGACCAACTGATCACCTTTGTGCTGGTCGATCGGAAAAACGGGAAATATCCAGGGAGTATTGATGCCGATTATTTTGCCCTCCTCGGGATCGAGCTTATCGATTGTGCCCTGATTAGTCCCGGAAGCGAACCACTGATCGATGACAACCTGCTGTTACCGGTTCTGTTATCACTGTGCTGACATCTTTCACCTAAAAAACAAACATGAGGAGAAGCAAATGGAAACAAACAAGGTATCACTCAAGCAGCTGATGGAAATAAAAGAAGCGGTCAAATATCTCGAAGACCTGATCAAAAGTATCAATGACGGCAAGATCGTGGTCCAGCAGGGCGATGATTACGTAGATCTCCAGACTCCCAAAACGATCAACGTCAAGGTCGAAGCGAAAAGCAAGAAGGATAAATCAAAGTTCAGCATTGAGCTTTCCTGGCGAAACGCCCCGGATTCCGAAGAATCTGTCACCATAACCTCCAAAAAACCGGCTGCACCCAAGTCTGCTCCACCCGCCGGGAAAACCGAGGCCCAAAAGGAGCCGACCAAATCCGCCCCGCAGATGCCCGCCGCAAAGGCGCCTGCCCCGGCGACGACACCACCCGCTGCTGCAGCAAAAAAAGAAATCGTTGCACAAAAGGATACTCCGGCGGCAAAAAAACCTGCTGCTTCATCCGCCCAAAAAAAGTAGAACCGTAATCTTGCCCCGTATGATGGTCCTGCCGGTCAGGGAACCGGCAGGACCGCAGATCATCCTTTTCAATTGCCGGGGGAGGTGCAATCGGTGGAGATTCAATGCATACATTTCGACCTTGATTCGGTCCTCTACATTCCTGCGACATTTCTGAAAAACACCCTCGGTCTTGCCGTAAAAACCATGATTGAGCACGGCCTCCGGGCCGAACCCGCCGAAGCGCTTCATACGCTCAGGGAGATCAGGTCAGTCGATTCCAATGCCGGGGATCATTTTGACAGGCTCTGCAAGTTTTACAACGGGGTTGAAGACCCGATCATCATTGCCTCCGGGGTGGAAAAATACTGGGACTGCAAATCCGGTAACATGATGGCCGCCCCCGGAGCCTACTCGGTACTCGAAGCTCTTTCACATACATACCGGTTAACCATAGTCTCAAACGGCCGCCCGGTTAAACAGGCGGCAAAACTGGTGCGGCTCGATTTAGCCCGCTTTTTCACCTTCCACGATCCGGATCGGGATATTCAGCTCAACCTTTTCTACGCAACCGATGATCCGGCCCGCGCCAAACCATACCCTTACTTATGGGAACAGGCCCAAAGGGAGAGACCCTATTCCTTCGAAAAGGCGTTGATGGTCGGCGACAGATACTGGGCCGACATCCTCGGTGCGAAGCTGCTCGGGATGACCACCGTCAAGATCCAGCAGGGAGAACACCGCCATGAAACCATTGAGGACGCCTATCGAAAAAACAGCCGCTCCCCATTTCTCTCCGGGAGCAAAAAAGACCGGGAAGAAATCCTTGCCGCGATGATCCCGGACTTCACCATCGAAACTCTCCAGGAACTCCCTGCCGTTATCGAGCAGCTCACCCGAAACATATAAACTCTCCCGCAGCAGGCCGTGAAACAGGACATCCCGGTTCCCCACCTTCCGGAACGACTGACTGAAGCCGGAATAAAGCTTAAGTTGAGCAGCGTGCCTGCTTATCCGAAACCTATGCCACCGGGCGAAAGCGGGCTTGCGAGACATCGAGACTTATAGCCGTTGGGTGCAAAACCAAAACACAATCTAAAATTAATATCCCTGTAATATTTTGATGTTTTGATGTCCCAAT is part of the Pseudomonadota bacterium genome and harbors:
- a CDS encoding GAK system CofD-like protein, with product MRVRISRNVLIPNAIKLERFRKSPELGPKILFFSGGTALRGLSRKLILYTGNSIHIITAFDSGGSSAKLREAFHMPAVGDVRARLMDLADQSHQGNPEVYELFNYRLPKNIDQRELANELDYIVKGRHRLIRVIPDPMRKIIRNHLFRFQQAMPEEFDLAGASIGNLILTAGYLENRRHLDPVIYIFSQLVWVRGTVRPIANKYLHLAAELEDGSLIVGQHLMTGKETAPLTTRIKRIFLTNNHENPAPYLLKLRKKVKKLISEAELICYPMGSFFSSILVNLEVNGVCTAIATTDAPKIYVPNTDADPECIGYTLMDQVEAIMECGRRENMEITPDQLITFVLVDRKNGKYPGSIDADYFALLGIELIDCALISPGSEPLIDDNLLLPVLLSLC
- a CDS encoding amphi-Trp domain-containing protein, producing METNKVSLKQLMEIKEAVKYLEDLIKSINDGKIVVQQGDDYVDLQTPKTINVKVEAKSKKDKSKFSIELSWRNAPDSEESVTITSKKPAAPKSAPPAGKTEAQKEPTKSAPQMPAAKAPAPATTPPAAAAKKEIVAQKDTPAAKKPAASSAQKK
- a CDS encoding HAD family hydrolase translates to MEIQCIHFDLDSVLYIPATFLKNTLGLAVKTMIEHGLRAEPAEALHTLREIRSVDSNAGDHFDRLCKFYNGVEDPIIIASGVEKYWDCKSGNMMAAPGAYSVLEALSHTYRLTIVSNGRPVKQAAKLVRLDLARFFTFHDPDRDIQLNLFYATDDPARAKPYPYLWEQAQRERPYSFEKALMVGDRYWADILGAKLLGMTTVKIQQGEHRHETIEDAYRKNSRSPFLSGSKKDREEILAAMIPDFTIETLQELPAVIEQLTRNI